From a single Shewanella donghaensis genomic region:
- a CDS encoding fimbrial biogenesis chaperone: MIKSNSIGLLALVCISTMLLAPVANAYKVQPMVAEMAPIGKNAQLSLRLENNDSESLTVEMVALKLIINASGQVEYIPADDDLLIIPVTAVLKPGRSQAVMVRYLGKPDITQSEAYSVGFRQVPVNIEGQAASQVSMAVNFNTLINVVPANAKPNLAVEKMNLKDGQWHITINNSGNSYTRLSHTQWLVSDGATSVKLNKEQLADLISGNLFLPNSSRTVIIKPIEKLSMDNLDIKINIVK; encoded by the coding sequence ATGATAAAAAGTAATAGTATTGGTTTGTTGGCTTTAGTATGTATTTCAACAATGTTGTTAGCGCCAGTCGCGAATGCTTATAAAGTACAACCCATGGTGGCAGAAATGGCGCCTATAGGTAAAAACGCTCAGTTAAGTTTGCGCCTTGAAAACAATGATAGTGAGTCTTTAACTGTTGAAATGGTGGCGCTAAAATTAATTATTAATGCATCAGGTCAAGTTGAATATATTCCCGCTGATGATGATTTACTTATTATTCCGGTGACGGCAGTGCTAAAGCCTGGACGCTCGCAAGCTGTGATGGTGCGATATTTAGGAAAACCTGATATTACCCAATCTGAAGCATACAGTGTTGGTTTTCGACAAGTACCCGTGAATATAGAGGGTCAAGCGGCTTCACAAGTCAGTATGGCTGTCAATTTCAATACCTTGATTAATGTTGTACCTGCCAATGCTAAACCCAATTTAGCTGTTGAAAAGATGAATTTAAAGGATGGACAGTGGCATATTACCATCAATAATTCAGGTAACAGTTATACGCGTCTTAGTCATACACAGTGGCTTGTAAGTGATGGTGCGACATCAGTAAAACTAAATAAAGAGCAACTTGCGGATCTTATTAGTGGCAATTTATTTTTACCAAATTCTTCACGTACTGTAATCATTAAGCCTATTGAAAAGCTCAGTATGGATAATCTTGATATTAAAATTAACATCGTTAAATAA
- a CDS encoding sensor domain-containing diguanylate cyclase — translation MTQGNLQELDNFCSGHLIVNKHRKITFCNAYICNLSDKTEAQLVESSISEYISKASNIFIDSYIYPLLINESEVQEVQITWIGDNGQKIPVVANIKLGQQGESYWSLYMCANRDKLHSELLKANEKLEQQSQALFDLATTDPLTGLLNRRELQAQVNKVIYQVTRTLSTFALLSIDVDFFKKVNDTYGHQKGDLVLTSIAEMFTQELRANDILARVGGEEFVILLQDVDVEQALKLSEKIRTMIETTSIDDINITVSIGLVVTRKLEEVDFDMLLKLSDDALYNAKNTGRNKTCLASH, via the coding sequence ATGACCCAAGGCAACTTGCAAGAACTTGATAACTTTTGTTCAGGGCATTTAATCGTTAACAAACATAGAAAAATTACCTTTTGTAATGCCTATATTTGTAACTTAAGTGACAAAACAGAAGCGCAATTAGTTGAGAGTTCAATTTCTGAATATATTAGCAAAGCCTCTAATATTTTTATTGATAGTTACATTTACCCATTGCTTATCAATGAATCAGAAGTACAAGAAGTACAGATAACCTGGATTGGCGATAATGGCCAAAAAATACCTGTGGTAGCCAATATTAAATTGGGCCAACAAGGCGAGTCTTATTGGTCACTTTATATGTGTGCCAACAGAGATAAGCTGCATAGTGAGCTATTAAAAGCCAACGAAAAACTGGAACAGCAATCACAAGCGTTATTTGACCTCGCAACAACAGATCCATTGACGGGATTATTAAACCGACGAGAACTACAAGCTCAAGTTAATAAAGTGATTTATCAAGTGACCCGAACCTTATCAACCTTTGCACTACTTTCTATAGATGTGGATTTTTTCAAGAAGGTAAATGATACCTATGGGCATCAAAAAGGCGATCTGGTATTAACCAGTATTGCTGAAATGTTCACTCAAGAGTTACGTGCGAACGATATACTGGCAAGGGTAGGTGGTGAAGAGTTCGTGATTTTACTGCAAGATGTCGATGTGGAACAAGCGCTCAAATTAAGCGAAAAAATAAGAACAATGATTGAAACAACATCAATAGATGACATTAATATTACTGTCAGTATTGGTTTAGTTGTCACCCGTAAGCTTGAAGAAGTCGATTTTGACATGCTTTTAAAATTATCAGACGATGCTTTATACAATGCCAAGAATACAGGGCGCAATAAAACCTGTTTAGCCAGTCATTGA
- a CDS encoding alpha/beta fold hydrolase produces MDMVTKRNNVKVLGKNNAPTLLLAHGFGCDQNMWRFLLPSLEAHYQIVLFDYVGSGNSLLTDYSKEQYSSLEGYAKDIIDIIAELKLKDVTVFAHSVSSIIASIAAIEIPQIINKIIMVCPSPCFLNFPPEYEGGFDRSDLEELIELMDKNYIGWANYLAPLVMGTSQSQELIGELSGSFCSTDPVVAKTFAKATFFSDHRDMLKNISCPVQILQSSSDALASVSVGQYMADNIADSELIIVEAEGHCLHMTNHQDIMPAVIKFIES; encoded by the coding sequence ATGGATATGGTAACAAAACGCAACAATGTCAAAGTGCTAGGTAAAAATAATGCACCTACCTTATTGCTGGCACATGGATTTGGCTGTGATCAAAATATGTGGCGTTTTCTCTTACCGTCTTTAGAAGCGCACTATCAAATCGTATTATTTGATTACGTCGGTTCAGGTAACTCTTTATTAACTGATTATTCAAAAGAGCAATACTCAAGCCTAGAAGGCTATGCCAAAGACATCATTGATATTATCGCTGAGCTTAAATTAAAAGATGTCACTGTTTTTGCTCACTCTGTTAGCTCCATTATTGCGTCTATTGCAGCCATAGAAATACCTCAAATCATCAATAAAATCATTATGGTTTGTCCATCACCATGTTTTTTAAATTTCCCTCCAGAATATGAAGGGGGTTTTGATAGGAGTGACTTAGAAGAGTTAATAGAACTGATGGATAAAAATTACATTGGTTGGGCCAATTATTTAGCGCCACTGGTGATGGGTACATCGCAATCACAAGAACTTATTGGTGAATTATCTGGCAGTTTTTGTAGTACTGACCCTGTAGTGGCCAAAACTTTTGCTAAAGCGACCTTCTTTTCTGATCATCGTGACATGCTGAAAAATATATCTTGTCCAGTTCAGATATTACAGAGCTCCTCAGATGCATTGGCTAGTGTCAGTGTTGGGCAATACATGGCTGATAATATAGCTGATAGCGAACTGATTATTGTCGAAGCAGAAGGTCATTGTTTGCACATGACAAATCATCAAGACATTATGCCAGCAGTTATCAAGTTTATTGAGTCATAG
- a CDS encoding alcohol dehydrogenase family protein yields MITNMPKHMKGVQLLGHGSAEMLQYRDDIPVPLPGLDDVLIRVSAAGVNNTDINTREAWYSKHDGVTSDASWSGNALVFPRIQGADVCGIIVAVGENVCQKRIGERVLVEPCLNHANDQALVSPWYFGSECDGGFAEYTRVAAKHAYAINSNLSDIELASFPCSYSTAENMLTRANVTYKDRVLISGASGGVGSAAVQLAKARGAYVIAITSPSKNQQLLSLGADRVIDREAELVATLGENSIDVVIDLVAGKQWPQFLHLLKPGSRYAVSGAIGGALVEFDVSTLYLKDLSFFGCTVLNSEVFAKLITYIEQGKIKPLVAKTFPLVDINAAQQAFIQKNHVGKIVLSI; encoded by the coding sequence ATGATTACAAACATGCCTAAACACATGAAAGGTGTCCAATTACTAGGGCATGGCAGTGCTGAAATGCTTCAATATCGTGATGATATTCCAGTGCCTTTACCGGGTTTAGATGATGTATTAATTCGTGTTTCTGCTGCGGGTGTCAACAATACCGATATTAATACTCGTGAAGCCTGGTATTCAAAACATGATGGTGTGACATCAGACGCTAGTTGGTCTGGTAATGCTTTAGTTTTTCCGCGAATTCAAGGGGCTGATGTTTGTGGCATTATCGTGGCGGTGGGTGAGAACGTGTGTCAAAAACGAATCGGCGAACGCGTGCTAGTAGAACCATGCCTCAATCATGCCAATGACCAAGCATTAGTGTCACCTTGGTATTTTGGATCTGAATGTGATGGGGGTTTTGCTGAATATACCAGAGTAGCGGCTAAACATGCATATGCGATAAACAGTAACTTGTCTGATATTGAATTAGCGTCATTTCCTTGTTCATATTCGACGGCTGAGAATATGCTAACCCGTGCCAATGTTACATATAAGGACAGAGTTCTAATTTCTGGCGCTTCAGGTGGTGTGGGCTCTGCGGCAGTTCAACTTGCCAAGGCCCGTGGCGCGTATGTTATTGCGATTACTAGCCCAAGTAAAAATCAACAGTTGTTATCATTGGGGGCTGATCGAGTTATCGATCGGGAGGCCGAATTGGTTGCAACATTAGGTGAAAATAGCATTGATGTCGTTATTGATTTGGTGGCAGGTAAGCAGTGGCCGCAGTTTTTACATTTATTAAAACCAGGAAGTCGTTATGCCGTTTCTGGGGCCATTGGTGGCGCATTAGTTGAATTCGATGTGAGTACCTTGTATTTAAAAGATCTGAGCTTTTTTGGTTGTACTGTGCTTAATTCAGAAGTATTTGCAAAATTAATAACCTATATCGAGCAAGGAAAAATAAAACCATTAGTGGCTAAGACTTTCCCCTTGGTTGATATTAATGCTGCACAACAAGCATTTATACAAAAAAATCATGTCGGTAAAATTGTGTTGTCTATTTAA
- a CDS encoding TetR/AcrR family transcriptional regulator: MFKEQIAASLEEAFSLYGFAEPSVSKLRTACNVSLRTLYKHYPSKEVMIVAALQYRHQRYLSFLLYDAPSCGAAAVLYIFDRLEQWMKEYAPHGCLSMNAIAAFPDNAFIGSAVKQHKIEVEQFLGQQSQRDDLSTALFLLHEGVSSAWPILGHQAVMSARQTLLTLLEQPKLENKS; this comes from the coding sequence ATGTTTAAAGAACAAATTGCCGCGAGCCTTGAAGAGGCATTCAGTCTTTACGGTTTTGCTGAACCGAGTGTGTCAAAACTTAGAACAGCATGTAATGTTAGCTTAAGAACTCTGTATAAACATTACCCATCTAAAGAAGTGATGATAGTTGCTGCCTTGCAATATCGTCATCAAAGATACCTTTCTTTTTTACTTTATGACGCGCCATCATGTGGTGCAGCCGCTGTTCTGTATATTTTTGATCGCTTAGAACAATGGATGAAAGAATATGCGCCACATGGCTGTCTTTCAATGAATGCGATAGCTGCTTTTCCAGATAATGCATTCATTGGTTCGGCGGTAAAACAGCATAAAATTGAAGTTGAGCAATTCTTAGGTCAACAAAGTCAAAGAGACGATCTTTCTACTGCGCTATTTTTACTCCATGAAGGTGTTTCAAGCGCATGGCCGATCTTAGGTCATCAAGCTGTGATGTCTGCTAGACAGACGTTATTAACGCTGTTAGAACAGCCTAAATTGGAGAACAAATCATGA
- a CDS encoding 2OG-Fe(II) oxygenase has protein sequence MRLFLLQKVTTLVAITKIDSVDGSNSIDESLFALIAQDIQERGYSIRPTALPEGLANTLYNHQQALEVDKFNDAGIGRGGEYLKNEFVRTDAISWITNDSDACCDWLNWTGNLQTFLNRRLFLGLFSFESHFAHYGPGDYYKRHYDAFRGESNRVLSVVVYFNTNWAPNDGGELVLYQNEHDKEGTKVVPLLGTIVTFLSEEFPHEVLAAKRDRYSIAGWFRVNTSVSDRVDPPL, from the coding sequence ATGCGATTATTTCTATTACAAAAGGTCACTACTTTGGTAGCCATCACTAAAATAGATTCAGTGGACGGGAGTAATTCAATCGATGAATCACTTTTCGCACTCATTGCACAAGATATCCAAGAACGTGGATACAGTATCAGGCCTACAGCATTACCTGAAGGATTAGCGAATACTCTTTATAACCATCAACAAGCATTGGAAGTTGATAAGTTTAATGATGCTGGTATCGGCCGAGGTGGTGAGTATTTAAAAAATGAGTTTGTAAGAACTGATGCCATCAGTTGGATTACCAATGATTCCGATGCGTGTTGTGACTGGTTAAACTGGACTGGCAACTTACAGACTTTCCTCAATAGACGTTTATTTTTAGGGTTATTCTCGTTTGAAAGTCATTTTGCTCATTATGGACCTGGTGATTACTACAAACGACATTATGATGCCTTTAGAGGAGAATCAAATAGGGTATTGTCGGTGGTAGTTTATTTTAATACTAACTGGGCACCTAATGATGGTGGCGAGTTGGTTTTGTATCAGAATGAACATGACAAAGAGGGCACTAAAGTGGTGCCTTTACTTGGTACTATTGTGACTTTTTTAAGTGAAGAGTTTCCACATGAAGTACTGGCTGCTAAACGAGATAGATACTCCATTGCCGGTTGGTTTCGTGTAAACACTTCCGTGTCAGATAGAGTCGATCCACCTTTATAA
- a CDS encoding PAS domain S-box protein — protein sequence MKLNLSNSSCYQVLDDSNLLFEKVFNQQFQFMAILSPEGRVLDINEFALSSQGVTREDYVGKLFWKSPAWCNFPEWEQIWKQRLEEASNQKDPVITVDTFQVKDGSTHIADASTTAIFNPDNGQLSGFIIQAIDITTRRLFENKTLESETRLNFILEHSDIGSWELNLVDGTSMRSLKHDQIFGYESLLPDWTYATFLEHVIEEDRMEVDEKFQYAIQHESNWSIECRILTKNGEIRWIWALGGHEIDANGKARVMAGIVQDVTEVKQAQIEKIQHHAELQSLFQALPDIYFRLMPDGTIIDYQAQTDDKLYIKPNEFIGKRMQDILPADVGLLFQSKIELMDKVQHTLLFNYELIINNEVIHFEARVNKIAINNQFVCVIRDVSAEFASKKSLEISEQRFRTIFEQAAVGVALINTSNGEFIRINQRLCDMLGYSEEEILNGKKFSELTHPDDLQSGLDYIEKVINNESHEVAIQKRYLHKDGYYVWAELALSSPWKVDEHPYNLIAVVQDISQRKNAEEKIKIKQKQLLQAETIGKMGSWQIDLSSFKGKWSPEIHNILGTNDIPDTGPVLIKDIIYPDDWHKVESSLNNTVALGSLCEIEYRVSKPNGDEAWLYCKAERENDDSDKPSKLVGILQDITNRKRDEEKQRLSAAVYKNTSEGVMITSDKGIIIDVNQAFCLLTGYEAQDVIGKNPHILSSGRQGKDFYKEMWKTISATGQWTGEIWNRRKDGSVYPELLNISSINDDHGNLTHYVGVFSDISKIKSSEEKLYHLAHHDALTGLPNRLLLNVFLELAIKRANRRKSLIAVIFFDLDNFKIVNDSFGHAIGDLLLQETARRLLSSVRDNDSVSRISGDEFIILLEDIHQASDVVITAEKLLNVFQKRFSLQEHHVNVTASMGICLFPQDANDSSELLRNADAAMYQAKGFGRNSYKFYTSEMTNNAFERVLLENSLRQAINNDEFYLHYQPQFELSTNTIIGLEVLIRWNHPTLGLVSPANFIPLAEETGLIIEIGEWVLRTACTQAKDWLDRGVNFGSIAVNIAGPQIKRGNIVQLVQTILIETDLPAEMLELEVTESYIMQQTDKAIEQMEEIRNLGVMLSIDDFGTGYSSLSYLKKLPINKLKIDQSFVRDIPEDPDDMAIAKAVIALGTAMGLIVIAEGVETKEQVNFLTEAGCHEAQGFLFSKPIDKVSIECFVSEYNDKLV from the coding sequence ATGAAATTAAACTTATCAAATTCATCTTGTTATCAAGTTCTCGATGACTCAAATTTGCTGTTTGAAAAGGTATTTAATCAGCAGTTCCAATTCATGGCTATTCTTTCACCAGAAGGCCGTGTGTTAGACATAAATGAATTTGCGCTATCGTCTCAAGGAGTGACTAGGGAGGATTATGTCGGCAAATTATTCTGGAAATCACCCGCATGGTGTAATTTTCCTGAATGGGAACAGATTTGGAAGCAACGTTTAGAAGAAGCCTCTAATCAAAAAGATCCTGTCATCACAGTAGATACGTTTCAGGTTAAAGACGGCTCAACGCATATTGCTGACGCATCGACAACGGCCATTTTCAATCCTGACAATGGCCAATTAAGTGGCTTCATTATTCAAGCAATTGATATCACCACTCGCCGTCTTTTTGAAAATAAAACACTCGAAAGCGAAACCCGCTTAAATTTTATTCTAGAGCATAGTGATATTGGCAGCTGGGAACTCAACCTTGTTGATGGTACCTCCATGCGCTCTCTTAAGCATGATCAAATATTTGGATATGAATCATTATTACCTGATTGGACATATGCAACCTTTCTTGAGCATGTAATAGAAGAAGATAGAATGGAGGTCGACGAAAAATTTCAATATGCTATCCAGCACGAGTCAAACTGGAGTATTGAATGTCGTATTTTAACTAAAAATGGCGAGATACGATGGATATGGGCGTTAGGTGGCCATGAAATAGATGCTAATGGTAAAGCTAGAGTCATGGCCGGTATTGTTCAAGATGTGACTGAAGTCAAGCAAGCTCAGATAGAAAAAATTCAACATCATGCAGAACTGCAGAGCTTATTCCAAGCTTTACCGGATATATATTTTCGTTTAATGCCTGACGGAACCATCATAGATTACCAAGCGCAAACTGATGACAAACTTTATATTAAACCTAATGAGTTTATCGGTAAGCGTATGCAAGATATTTTACCTGCTGATGTAGGTTTGTTGTTTCAATCAAAAATTGAACTGATGGATAAAGTTCAACATACGCTGTTATTCAATTATGAACTAATAATCAACAATGAAGTGATTCACTTTGAGGCTAGGGTAAACAAAATAGCCATCAATAATCAATTTGTATGCGTAATTCGTGATGTGTCAGCTGAATTTGCATCAAAAAAATCTCTTGAAATAAGTGAACAACGTTTCCGTACCATATTTGAACAAGCCGCCGTTGGTGTGGCACTTATCAATACTTCAAATGGAGAATTTATTCGAATCAACCAACGCCTTTGCGACATGCTTGGCTATAGCGAAGAAGAAATATTAAACGGCAAAAAATTTAGTGAGTTAACTCACCCAGATGATCTACAAAGTGGTTTGGATTATATAGAAAAAGTGATTAACAATGAGTCACATGAAGTTGCTATTCAAAAAAGATACCTACACAAAGATGGCTATTATGTCTGGGCTGAATTGGCTCTGTCATCCCCATGGAAAGTAGATGAACATCCCTATAACCTCATTGCTGTTGTGCAGGATATTAGCCAACGAAAAAATGCTGAAGAGAAAATTAAGATAAAGCAAAAGCAGCTTTTGCAAGCTGAAACCATTGGTAAAATGGGCAGTTGGCAAATTGACTTATCATCTTTTAAAGGCAAATGGTCACCAGAGATCCATAATATTCTTGGTACCAACGACATACCCGATACAGGTCCGGTATTAATAAAAGATATTATTTACCCTGATGATTGGCATAAAGTCGAATCGTCTTTGAATAATACTGTGGCACTCGGTAGTCTATGCGAAATTGAATATCGTGTTTCAAAACCTAACGGCGATGAAGCTTGGCTTTACTGTAAAGCAGAACGTGAAAATGACGACTCTGATAAACCGTCAAAATTAGTGGGAATTCTACAAGATATTACTAATAGAAAAAGAGATGAAGAAAAGCAGCGACTATCAGCTGCTGTATACAAAAATACCAGTGAAGGGGTAATGATAACGTCAGATAAAGGGATTATTATCGACGTGAATCAAGCATTTTGTCTATTGACAGGTTATGAGGCTCAAGATGTTATTGGGAAAAATCCACATATTTTAAGTTCTGGTAGACAAGGTAAAGATTTTTATAAAGAGATGTGGAAAACGATTTCAGCAACGGGTCAATGGACTGGTGAGATTTGGAATCGTCGCAAAGATGGCAGCGTTTATCCGGAATTACTTAATATTAGTAGTATCAATGATGACCACGGTAATCTGACTCATTATGTCGGTGTTTTTTCTGATATCAGTAAGATTAAAAGCTCTGAAGAAAAGCTCTATCATTTAGCACATCATGATGCTTTGACAGGGCTTCCTAACAGGTTATTACTTAATGTATTTCTTGAACTTGCGATTAAAAGAGCAAACAGACGCAAATCATTAATTGCCGTCATTTTTTTCGACCTAGATAATTTTAAAATAGTTAACGATAGTTTTGGCCATGCCATTGGTGATCTGTTGTTGCAAGAAACCGCCAGACGATTATTAAGTTCAGTGCGTGATAATGATTCAGTATCACGGATTAGTGGTGATGAATTTATTATTTTATTAGAAGATATTCATCAAGCATCAGATGTGGTTATTACGGCAGAAAAACTATTAAATGTTTTTCAAAAAAGGTTTTCGCTTCAAGAGCATCATGTGAATGTCACCGCCAGTATGGGAATTTGCCTTTTCCCCCAAGATGCTAACGACTCATCAGAATTACTGCGTAATGCAGATGCCGCCATGTATCAAGCAAAAGGGTTTGGTCGAAATTCTTATAAATTTTATACCAGTGAAATGACGAACAATGCATTTGAGCGTGTGCTTTTAGAAAATAGTTTACGCCAGGCGATTAACAATGATGAGTTTTACCTGCATTACCAACCACAATTTGAGTTAAGTACAAACACCATTATCGGTCTGGAAGTGTTGATTCGCTGGAATCACCCTACATTAGGTTTAGTTTCACCGGCTAATTTTATCCCTCTTGCTGAAGAGACGGGTTTAATCATCGAAATAGGCGAGTGGGTTTTACGTACTGCTTGTACTCAGGCAAAAGATTGGCTTGATCGTGGGGTTAATTTTGGCAGTATTGCGGTTAATATCGCCGGTCCACAAATTAAGCGCGGTAATATTGTTCAGCTGGTGCAAACAATATTAATTGAAACTGATTTACCCGCAGAAATGCTTGAGTTGGAAGTTACCGAAAGTTACATCATGCAGCAGACAGATAAAGCGATAGAACAAATGGAAGAAATTAGGAATCTGGGGGTGATGTTATCCATTGATGATTTTGGAACGGGTTACTCATCTCTTAGTTATCTAAAAAAACTGCCGATTAATAAATTAAAAATTGATCAGAGCTTTGTGCGTGATATCCCCGAAGACCCAGATGATATGGCAATAGCTAAAGCGGTTATCGCATTGGGTACAGCTATGGGATTAATCGTCATTGCAGAAGGGGTCGAAACAAAAGAGCAGGTCAATTTCCTTACCGAGGCAGGGTGTCATGAAGCCCAAGGGTTCTTGTTCAGTAAACCTATCGATAAAGTATCAATCGAATGCTTTGTATCAGAGTACAATGATAAGTTAGTTTGA
- a CDS encoding MFS transporter: MKINNLRWWVVLLIALATVINYIDRSALSVLWPDIVEDIFPDKSALERKQIYANISIVFILSYAFGQAIFGKIFDWIGTRLGFVLSIGVWSLATAAHAFAQGMLSFSFFRAILGLAEAGNWPGAAKSNADWFPTKERALAQGIFNSGAAIGGIIAIPLVAYMTVFFSWKMVFVIIGLVGLLWLIPWIILVKAPPKSHPWITDEEREYILTGQKSTDTEDTAEEDEYNPTTGQLLSHKQSWGVIIASAAIDPIWWLFVFWIPIYLNEVYGMDVKSIGLYGWVPYVGAMLGAWFGGLLAQNRLKSGWTTNKTRKLTITLGCLIMLPALLMMANPGGPTTAVMIMAVILFGFQTAIGNVQTLPSDLFGKKAVGTLAGFSGMAAKLGALGLTALVPYLTADGNYTPAFVIGASLAVIAIAAVWIMIPKIEPVKRPQ; the protein is encoded by the coding sequence ATGAAAATAAATAACCTTCGCTGGTGGGTCGTACTGTTAATCGCCCTAGCTACTGTCATTAACTACATTGATCGTTCAGCACTGAGTGTACTTTGGCCTGATATTGTAGAAGATATATTCCCAGACAAATCGGCTTTAGAACGTAAACAGATTTATGCCAATATCTCTATTGTTTTCATACTTTCTTATGCTTTCGGTCAAGCAATATTCGGTAAAATATTCGACTGGATTGGAACACGTTTAGGTTTTGTTCTGTCTATTGGTGTTTGGTCACTAGCTACTGCAGCCCATGCTTTTGCTCAGGGTATGCTGAGTTTTAGCTTTTTTCGCGCAATTTTAGGTTTAGCCGAAGCGGGTAACTGGCCGGGTGCTGCTAAAAGTAATGCAGATTGGTTTCCAACTAAAGAACGTGCATTAGCTCAAGGGATTTTTAACTCGGGGGCTGCTATTGGCGGAATTATCGCGATTCCTCTGGTTGCTTATATGACAGTGTTCTTTAGCTGGAAAATGGTATTCGTTATTATTGGTTTAGTGGGCTTATTATGGTTAATTCCGTGGATTATATTGGTTAAAGCGCCGCCTAAGTCTCACCCTTGGATTACCGATGAAGAACGTGAATATATTTTAACCGGTCAGAAGTCTACTGATACTGAAGATACTGCTGAAGAAGATGAATACAATCCAACGACGGGTCAATTACTTTCTCATAAGCAAAGCTGGGGCGTTATAATCGCTTCCGCTGCTATTGATCCAATTTGGTGGTTGTTTGTCTTTTGGATCCCGATTTATCTCAATGAAGTTTATGGAATGGATGTTAAATCCATTGGTTTATATGGCTGGGTACCTTATGTAGGTGCAATGCTTGGCGCTTGGTTTGGTGGCTTGCTTGCACAAAACCGCTTAAAGTCTGGCTGGACCACAAATAAAACTCGTAAGCTTACTATTACTCTTGGGTGTTTGATCATGCTGCCTGCGCTATTAATGATGGCAAATCCCGGCGGCCCAACAACTGCAGTAATGATTATGGCGGTTATCTTATTTGGATTCCAAACTGCGATTGGTAATGTACAAACACTGCCAAGTGATTTATTTGGTAAAAAAGCCGTTGGAACATTGGCTGGGTTTTCTGGTATGGCAGCCAAATTGGGAGCTTTAGGGTTAACGGCACTGGTACCTTATCTAACGGCTGATGGTAACTATACGCCAGCGTTTGTGATTGGTGCATCTTTAGCTGTAATTGCTATCGCTGCAGTTTGGATTATGATACCCAAAATTGAACCGGTAAAAAGACCACAGTAA
- a CDS encoding cupin domain-containing protein has product MKQSEHFSFGNETEIEDIGGGLKRQMLGFNNELMAVKIWFDKGAIGYNHAHRHSQVTYVVEGEFHFNIDGVTKILRAGDSCMIPPHADHGATCPTGGILIDTFSPAREDFIEGLT; this is encoded by the coding sequence ATGAAACAAAGTGAACATTTTTCATTTGGAAATGAAACGGAAATTGAAGATATCGGCGGCGGCCTTAAGCGTCAGATGCTCGGATTTAATAACGAGCTAATGGCGGTTAAAATCTGGTTTGATAAAGGTGCGATTGGATACAATCATGCCCATAGGCATTCTCAGGTGACATATGTTGTTGAAGGGGAGTTTCACTTTAATATTGACGGCGTAACTAAAATCTTAAGAGCTGGTGATAGTTGTATGATTCCACCTCATGCTGATCATGGGGCTACGTGTCCAACGGGTGGGATATTGATTGATACGTTCAGTCCTGCAAGAGAAGACTTTATTGAGGGATTAACATGA